The Kribbella shirazensis genomic interval TCCACCGCACCGTTCGCCGCGGTCGGCGTCGGCTGCGGCGGTCCGCTCGATCCCGAGACCGGTGTGATCCTGGGTCCGCCAGGGCTGCCCGGGTGGGACTCGGTGCCGCTCGGGCGGCTCGTCGCCGAACGGTTCGGCCTGCCGACGTACGTCGAGAACGACGCGACCGCTGCGGCGCTCGGCGAGTACCGCTGGGGCGGCTGGGGTGTCGAAAGCCTCGTCTACCTGACCGTGTCCACCGGCTTCGGCGGCGGCATCGTTGCCTCTGGCAAACTGTTCCGCGGCGCGGCCCGCCAGGGCGGCGAGCTGGGGCACGTGGTGGTCAACTGGCAGGGTCGCCAGTGCGGCTGCGGCGCCCGCGGCTGCGCGGAGGCGTACGTCTCCGGTACGTCGATCGCGCGCCGGGCTGCCGAGGCGGCCGCGGGGACCGACTCGACGCTCGCCGGGCTGTCCGTCACCGCGAAGGATGTCGCGGAGCACGCGCTGGCGGGTGATCCGGTCGCGCGGGCAGTGTGGGACGAGACGACCGCGATGCTCGGCCGGATGGTCGCCGTACTGATCAACGTCTGCGAACCGCAGCTCGTCGTCCTGGGCGGTGGCGTGACCCGGGCAGGTGCGCAACTGCTCGATCCGGTGCGGGATGCCGCGCTGCGGCAGGCGATGCCGCCGGCAGCGCGCGCCTGTGACGTCGTACTGAGCCGGCACGGTGATGCGGTCGGCGTGCTCGGCGCCGCGGCGATCGCCTATGAGCGGTTGGGGGAATCGTCGTGACCACGCGACTCGAAGGGCTGCTCGACGGCCAGCTGGACCGGCACTCGGAGGTGGCCGCGGCGATGCGGGCCCAGCTTCCCCAGGTGCAGGCCGTGGCCGACGAACTCATCCGGCGGCTCGCGGCCGGCGGCGTGCTGTACACGTTCGGCAACGGCGGCTCCGCGGCCGACGCGCAACACCTCGCCGGCGAGCTGATCGGACGGTACCTCCGCGAACGGCGGCCGCTGCCCGCGGTCGCGCTGATCGGCGACGCCGCGGTCGTCAGCTGCATCGGGAACGACTACGGGTACGACGACGTGTTCGCGCGGCAGGTCACCGCCCTGGCGCGTCCACAGGACATGGTCGTCGGATTCAGCACGTCCGGGACATCGCCTACGGTGGTGAAGGGTCTGGCGGCGGCCCGCGCCAACGGGGCCTGCTCGGTCGCGTTCACGTCGACGCGCGGCAAGGACCTCGCGGCGACTGCCGACCTCGCGGTCGTCGTACCGGCCGACGAGACCGCCCGGATCCAGGAAATGCACGTCCTCGCCCTGCACCTGGTCAGCGAACTCGTCGACCGCTGGGCCTTCGACACCCCCGCTTCCCCCGACACCAGGAAGGCTCTATGACCAAGCGTGGTCCCCTGCACATGATCGGTAACGCGCACATCGACGCGGTGTGGCTCTGGCAGTGGCAGGAGGGATATCAGGAAGTGCGAGCGACGTTCCGGTCGGCGCTGGACCGGATGGAGGAGTATCCGGACTACGTCTTCACCGCCGACTCGGTCGCGTACTTCAGCTGGATCGCCGAGCACGACCCGGAGCTCTTCGAGCGGATCCGCAAGCGGGTCGCGGAGGGTCGCTTCGAGATCGTCGGCGGCTGGTGGGTGGAGCCCGACTGCAACCTGCCCGGCGGCGAGGCGTTCGTCCGGCACGCGCTGTACTCGCAGCACTGGCTCGCCGAGCACCTCGGCGTGATCGCGACAGTGGGCTGCAACGTCGACCCGTTCGGACACAACGCGAACCTGCCGCAGCTGCTCAGCAAGGCGCGGCTGGACTCGTACGCGTTCCTCCGGCCGCAGACGCACGAACGCGAGCTGCCCGGCCAGAAGTTCTGGTGGGAGGCCGCGGACGGTTCGCGCGTGCTGGCGTACCGGATCCCCCACGAGTACTGCTCGCCGCGCGGCGAGATCACCGGGCACGTCACGAAGGCACTGCAACAGTTGCCGGTGACAACCGAACCGTTGATGGTGTTCTACGGCGTCGGCAATCACGGCGGCGGTCCGACGATCGAGAACATCGAGTCGATCAAGCAGCTCGCCCAGCGCGACCTGTACCCGGAGATGTTCCCGTCGACGATGCGCCGGTTCTTCGACGAGGCGCGGACGTTCGACGGCATCCCGGTGCACCCGACCGAGCTGCAGCCGCACGCAATCGGCTGCTACGCCGCGCACTCCGGGGTGAAGCGCCAGAACCGGCTGGCCGAGCAGGCGCTGCTCGCCGCCGAGAAGTGGACCACGATCGCGTCCACGGTCAGCGGCATGCCGGACGCGACCGCGGAGCTCGGGCACGCGTGGAAGCAGGTGATCTTCAACCAGTTCCACGACATCGCCGCCGGCACGGCGATCGAGCCGGCGTACGACGACGCACGCGACCAGCTCGGTGAGGCGAAGTCGATCGCGGCCCGGCTGGCGAACCGCTCGATCCAGTCGATCGCGCGGCAGATCGACATCCCGGCGGAGTCGATGATGGTGCCGGTCGCGGTGTTCAACCCGCACGCCTGGCCGGTGACCGCGACGGTCGAGCTCGAGCTCGGCTATCCCGCCCCGATGCGCGGGGCGATCGAGCTGCGCGAGGGCCTCGACGGCCGGATCCTCGACCTCCAGGAGGTCCGGTCGGCCGCGACCGCGGGCGGCCGCCGGCGGGTCGCCTTCACGGCGAACGTCCCGCCGCTGGGCTATCAGCTGTACACGATGCGGACCGGCGACGAGCCGTCGTACCACCTCGGCGCTCCGACCGGTGACGGTCTGGTGCTCGACAACGGCACGGTCCACGCGGAGATCGATCCGAAGACCGGCTGGCTGAAGTCGCTCGCGACGGCAGGCGGGCCGAACCTGCTGGCCTCGGGCGTGGCGCACGCCCAGGTGATCGACGACGACACGGACACCTGGAGCCACGGAGTACGGTCGCTGTGGAAGACCGTCGACTCCTTCAAGGTGCAGCGCGTACGGCGGCTCGCGGACGGCCCGGTGCGTCAGTTGGTCCGGGTGGAATCGACGTACGGGCGGTCGCGGCTCGTCGAGGAGTTCGTGCTGGACGCGGGCTCGGACGCAGTCGAAGTGCGGGTCACGGTGGACTGGCGCGAACAGCTGAAGTCGCTGAAGCTGTGCTTCCCGTTCGCGCTGCAAGAGTCGGTGGCGACGCACGAGATTCCTTACGGGCACCTGGAGCGCGAGCAGAATCGCGAGGAGGTGCCGTCGCACGCATGGGTCGACATCTCCGGTCCGAACGGCGGCGTCGCGGTACTCAACGACGGGAAGTACTCGTTTGCCGTCGACGGCACGACGGCCGGCCGGTCCGTGCTGGCGATGACTGCGGTGCGCTCGCCCGTCTATGCCTGGCACGACCCGTGGCAGCTGGACGAGGACGGTGTGTACGAGTACCTCGATCAGGGCATCCAGCGGTTCACTTACCGCCTGGTGCCCCACGGCGGCGACTGGCGAGCGGCGGGCGTGGTCCGTCGTGCGGCCGAGCTCAACCAGCCGGTCACCGCGTTGATCGAGTGCTTCCACCCCGGCCCGCTGCCGCCGTCGCAGTCGTACGTGACCGTGACGGGCGCCGACAACGTCGTCGTCTCGGTCCTCAAACGCGCCGAGGACAACGGCGGGGCCACCGTCCTCCGGGCGTACGAGACAGCGGGACGCGACGCGGGGGTAACGATCGACCTGCCCTTCCTCGGCCGTACCTTCGACACCACCTTCACGCCGCACGAGGTCAAGACGCTGCGTATCCCGGCCGACGGCGACGTCAGCCCCACCGAGGTCGACCTGCTCGAATGGGACCCGGCCGCGCCGCCGCCGATCACGAGCGAGTGAGATGCGCGTACTTCTCGACAGGGAGCCCTGGAGGGTCCGGGGCTTCCTCGGCGACGAGTGGCGGCATCACCGGGTCTGGGGCACGCTGCGCGAACCTGACGCGTGGCTGCCCGCTTCGGTACCGGGCAGCGTCGTCGACGATCTGTGGCGTGCGAACTCCGTACCCGATCCGTATACCGGCCTGAACACGCGGGCGATCGAGTGGGTCTCCGACCGGCACTGGGCCTACCGGCACGAGTTCCGCCTGGACCCGCCGCCGGCGGGACAGCAGGCGTTCCTGTGTCTGGACGGCGTCGACCACAGCGCCGTCGTGTACCTCGACGGCACGGAGCTGGGACGGGTGGACGGCATGTTCGTCGCCACCCGGTTCGACGTCACCGAGCTGGTGCGGACGTCGGCGTATCACACGCTGGTTGTCGTCGTGGAGCCGGCGCCGGTGAGCGAGCCGCAGGTGGGGCACACGGCCAAGGTCCGGGCGCACAAGTCCCGGATGACCTACGGCTGGGACTTCTGTCCGCGGCTCGTCCACCAAGGCATCTGGCAGTCCGTGTACGTCGAACTGACCGGACCCGCCCGCATCACGGACCTGACCGTGACCGCGGACCGGGTCCTGGTCAGGGCCTCAGGCAACGACCTCGTGGAGCTGACGCTGACGGACGCCGACGGGGTCGTGGTCGCGAGCGGTGACCGGGCGCTCGAGGTGCGGGATCCTCGGCCGTGGTGGCCGAACGGGAGCGGTACGCCGTACCTCTACCACCTGACCGCGACCGCGTATTCCGACGGCGTGGTGAGCGACCGGCGGGAGTACGAGATCGGGTTCCGGACGGTGCGGTTCTTCCGGGCCGAGGGCGCGCCCGACGACGCGGCGCCGTACGGCATCGAGGTGAACGGCCGCAGGATCTTCGCCAAGGGCTGGAACTGGGTGCCCCTCGACCTCAGCTACGGCGTACCGCGACCTGATCGGCTCGGGCACCTGTTGGACCTTGCTGTCGACGCCGGGGTGAACCTGCTGCGCGTCTGGGGTGGCGGGCTGATCGAGACACCGGAGTTCTACGCCGAATGTGATCGCAGAGGTCTGCTCGTGTGGCAGGAGTTCTCCCAGTCGAGCTCCGGGATCTCGTCGACGCCGGCCGACGACGAGGACTTCGTCGCGATGATGCGTTCGCAGGCGGAGGCGATCGTGCCGCGCCTCCGGCACCACCCGTCGCTCGCGATCTGGGGCGGCGGCAACGAACTGCAGGCGGGCGAAGGCGAACCCCTCAACGATGCGCCGGTCCTGACCGCTGTGGGAGACGTCGTACGGCGTCTCGATCCCGGGCGACTGTGGTTGTCGACCTCCCCGACCGGTCCCGCATTCCTCAACCGTCTCGACCTGATCGAGCAGGCACCGGACGACCAGCACGATGTCCATGGGCCGTGGGAGCATCAAGGGCTGCGCGACCATTACGCGTTGTACGACGCGGGGACGGCGCACCTGCTGAGCGAGTTCGGTGTCGAGGGGATGACAATGCCGCGTTCGGTCGCTCAGGCGGTGCCGGAGCCGGAGCGCCGGCTGCCGACCCGCGGACGTCCGGTCTGGGACCATCTGGGTCGCTGGTGGAACAACGAGACCCTCGTCCAGGAGTCGTTCGGGAACCGGATCCGGGACCTGGACACGCTTGGCCTGGCGAGTCAGTTCCTGCAACGCGACGGGCTCCAGTACGCCACGGAGGCCCACCGCCGCCGCTGGCCGCGCTGCGTCGGCACTCTCCCGTGGCAGTTCAACGAGCCCTATCCCAACGCCTGGTGCACGTCAGCGGTCACCCACGCCGGCGAGCCGAAGCCTGCGTACTTCGGGGTGTCCGCCGCCTACCGTTCTGTCCTGGTCGGCGCAGTCTGCTCGCGCCAGTCCTGGGCCGGTCGCGCCGAGCTTCGTCTCCCCTTGTGGTTCCTCTCAGAGGGTCCACTCCCACCGGCTACCGTCACTGCCCGTCTCCTCACCTTCAACGGCGCGGAGCTCACCACCCTGACGTGCAAGGACGTCTCGGCGGATGCCTTCGCGGATGAGCTACGTGCCGCCACACCCACCGAGCCGTTCGTCGTGGACCTCCAGTTGGTCGCCAGTGACGTCCGCGCGGAGCGGCGCTACGTGCTGACCGGCACCGACGATTTCGCCGAGCTGCTCGATCATCGGATCGAAGTGGACGCAGAACTGTGCGGTGACCAGTTGCGCGTGCGGCACCTGTCAGGTCCGGTGGCGCCGTTCGTGCGTGTTCGGGATGCGCGTCCGGTACAGGGCGACGCCGGCGGATGGCTGCGGGTCTCGGACAGCGGTTTCGTTCTGCTGCCCGGTGAGGAGCGCATGATCGACGTCCGCTGGTGCGGCGCCGGTGGCGACCGGGTGATCGCGATCGACGGGCTCGGACTACATCCCAGAGAGAGGCTGATCCGGTGCAGCTGAACGTAGCGCTCGAAACAGCCGACGGATCCCCGATCGTCGATTCGCCTGACTGGCGGATCGATCTCGAGGTCACACCGGTCGGCGCCGACGAGCACGCAGTACAGCTGCGGGTGCAGTACGACGGAGCTGCGGCGGCCGATGCGCGTGTGCGACTCGAGGTCGCCGTGCCGGCCGAACCGTACTGGCTGATCCCCGGATTGTTCTACGGCGCCAACCGGGATCCGGCCTGCGCTCGGCTCTACCCGCGGTATGCGCCTGGTGAGCTGGATGCGGAGACGCTGATCGCGGACCGGTGGGCGTTCCGGGCGGATCGCGCCGCGACGCCGGTCGTCTTCGCCTGGGGCGACGAGGGTGGTGTGGCGCTGTCCGTCGGCGCCAACACGTCGCTCGGTCTCACGGGACTCGGCCTGGGCGCCGGACCGGACCGGCCGGCGACCATCTGGGTCTCGCTGCCGTATCGCGAGGAGCCGTTCAGCTACGTCGGCGAGCCTCGTGGAGTCGACGCGCTCGCAGACTGCTACCACTGGGAGCCGGGTGAGAGCCACGAGATTCACGCGAGCCTGTGGACGTTGCCGGCGGATCGGCACAGCTACGCGCCGGTGCTCCAGGTGCTGCGTGATCGTGAACGCGCGGCCCGTCCGCCGGTCACCCCCTGGGTCGACATCGCCGAGGCTGCGGAGCTGACGGCGTACGGCCTCTGGCGCTGGCACTACCGGGAGGATCCCGCCGTACTGATCGAGACCGCGCTGTTCGACCGCGAACTCGCGGGTGATCTGGGCGATCGTGGCGACCGGCTCGCGATGCACGTCGCGTGGGTCAGCGGGATCCCGTACGCGCACGCGCTGCTGCGGCACGGCCGACGGGTCGGCAACCCGTCGTACATCGAGGCCGGTACGGCGGTGATCGACCACATCACGTCCAACCTGACCTCGGCCGGGACCTTCTTCGGCACGTGGTACGCCGGGAAGGGCTGGAAGCAGTCGTGGACGCCGGTGCCCGGCGGGCTGCACGCGCGGACGCTGGCCGAGGCAACGCTCTTCACACTGCGGGCGGTCGCCGCCGAGCCGGTCGACCATCCGGTGTGGCGCGATGCGGCGCTCAGCAACCTGGAGTTCGCGCTGGCGGCACAAGATGCCGAGGGCAACTTCGGGGGCATGTACCACCTGGAGACCGGCGAGGTGCTGTCCCGGCTCGGAACTGCCGGTCTGACCTGGGTCGGCGCGATGGCGGAGGCGTACGAACTCTTCGGCGACGAACGTTTCCGCGAGGCAGCGCGCCGCGGCGGCCGGTACTACGCCTCCTTCGTCCGCAACGAGATACTGTGTGGCGCCCCGGAGGACGTGGATCTCGCCCCGACGTCGGAGGACGGGTACGCCGCCTTGTTCGCGTACGTCGGCCTGCACCGGATCGATCCGTCCGAGGAATGGCTTGGCCTGGCGTGCCATGCCGCCGATTGGATGCTGACGTTCCGCTACAGCTACGACGTGCGGTTCGACCCCGAGACGATCCTCGGCACGTACGGTTTCCGGAGCCGGGGCGCGGATCAGGCGAGCCCGTCCAACCAGCACCTGCACAACTACGGACTGATCTGCACCGCCGAACTGGCCGCGCTCTCAGCCCTCACCGGCGACGACAGCTACGCGACGTCCGCCGCCGAACACCTCAGCTTCGCCCGGCAGTTCATCGCCCGCCACGACGGTGACTTCAACGCCCGCCGTGGCATGGTGACCGAACGCTATTACCAAACCGCATGTTTCGGCCCACCGGGAGCGCTCCTGACGCTCTCGCACTCCTGGTGCATCGGCGTCCTCCTGCTGGCCACGGAGGACGTCCTGACCCGACCGGAGCTGGCTGCCCTCAGCTGACCTTCGTCCAGGGCCGGCCGTGTTCGTGGACGATGTCGGCGATCAGGGCCAGCCGGTCGCGGCAGGTCGTCGCGAGGACGGCTGACGGGTTGTCGGTTTCGAGTGCGGGGGTCCAGATCGCTCGGCCGGCGAGCGTGCCGGAGGCGCCGCCGCGGCAGGCCAGTTCTACGGCTCGGGGGAAGTCGTCGCGGGCTACACCGTTGGACAGGACCACCCACGGAACGGGAAGCGTCTCGGTGAGTTGCTGGCAGGTGGCGATGATTCCGGGGGCGTCGCCTGTGCCACGGCTCGGGACCTGCGCCTTGTAGAGGTCGGGGCGGACGGGTCCCAGGGCCTCGGCGGCGTCGAGGATCGCCTTGTCCAGGTCGAAATCGTTTTCGTCGTCGGCCGGTTGTACGACGGGCTCCAAGACGGAGAGGAGGCCGGCGGCAGCGCAACGGCGTACGAACTCCTCTGCCATCTCTCGACGCCGGAGCTGTTGGTTGTCGCGTTTCCAGATCACCAGGAGTTTGAGGGCGACCGCTCCGGCCGCGCGGGCTGCCTGTGGGTCGACGGTCTCGTCCAGGTGGGTGTCGGTGACCGGTCCGCCGCGCTCCTGGGTCAGGGCATCGGCAGCGAGGATCCACCCGGGACGCGACGGCGCGTCGTACCCCTGGTCGATCAGGAAGCCGGAGGCCAGCGGGGCGAGGTGTTCGGCGACGGCGGCCTTGAAGGACCGGATCGCCTCCGGGTCGTCGGGGCGGCCGTGGCCGGCGAGCATCGTGCGCAGGCTCTCGCGCTGATCCATTGCCACCATCGCGAAGGTGCCGTCGGGGTACGCGAGTGCATCGAGGGTCATGAGACCACCTTATGGAATCGATGCCAGAATGCGCCATCCCACGTCTCAGTCAACTGCGGATCGACCGCGAGAAGCCTTGACGGCAAAGGTTTCGACGGCTGCCCCGTCACCACCTCGGCCGCCATCAGGGCAGCACCCTGCGCCGCGGCTGCCTGATCGTCCAGTACGGCGAAGGCGCGGCCGCCGGTCGCACACGCTTTCCGGGCCATCCATCCGCCCAGCCGTACCGGACCCCCGAACGCGACCGTGCTGCGCCAGTCGATCCCGAGCAGCCGCGTCTGCTCCTCGGCCATCCAGCGCGCGTGGAAACTCAGCGCGTCCACGAGCGCCCGCAGATCCTCGGCCGGATCGTCCACGCGGCGCGTCACGTCGTACGTCGATGTGGGATCCGGCGCCGGCGCCTGGCGTCCCTGTGGGTACGGCGCGATGAAGCGATCGCTGGGCGGACCAACCGGTTCGAGAACGCTGTGCAGCCAGGTGTAGTCGCGGTCGACTGCAGTGAGGCGCTGCTCGACCAGTCCGCCGGCGGCGCCGTTACCGGACACTGCGCAGCCGTGCTGCCCGTCGACGTACCAGCTCATGCTGATGCCCTGCTGGCGGAGCTCATCGTCCAGTACTAGTCCAGGGCTTGGTGTGATGACTGCTTCCGCCGTACCAAGGGAGTCTGCGACCTGTCCCGGCTCCCGCACCCCAGCGGCCCAGGCTCCGACCAGGTGGTCATGGCCGCACAGTACGACTGGTACGCCGTCCGGTGTGGACGCGGCGACCGTCATCGGCTCGACTACAGGCGGCAGGTCCAGCCCGCCGTACTCGAGCAGCTCCTGGTCCCACTGCCGGCGCTGCAGATCCAGTACGCCGAGGCGCTGCGCGTGGGTCAGGTGCATCGCATGCGAACCTGTCAGCGCTGCCAGCACCAGATCGGGCACACCAGCCCACAGACGGGTCCTCGCCGCCAGCTCGGGCTGTGTGTCCCGCAGCCACCGCCAGGTCACCAGTGGAAGCTTCGGACTCAGCCGGAGACCTGTGCGGGCGTACAGCGCGGCCGCTCCGAGCTCCGCGTCGAGCTGCTGAGCCTGCTCCACACCCGGCTGATCACGCCAGGTGATCAGCTTCGTCAGCGGCCGCAGCTCGCGGTCGAGCGGTACGCCGGTCTCAGCCATCGCGGTGATGCCGATAGCATCGACATGCTGTCCCTCCGACAGCTCCGCGACCAACCGCCGTACGGCGTGCTGCAAGGCCTCCGCGTCGTCCGGCGTACGGACGGAACGTACTGACCCGTCGGGAACTCGGCACACCTTCAGGTTCGTCGTACCGACATCGACACCGAGCGCTATCACATGCACGACCCTAAACCGGGGATGCGATAGCGTCCGGTGATCTCCGACAAAGGAAAGCCATGGGTGAGCTGAGCAAGATCGTGGTCGTCGTACCGACCTACAACGAGCGGGAGAACCTGCCCGTGCTGGCCGGGCTGCTGTCCGACCTGAACCTGCCCGGCCTGGAGCTGCTCGTCGTCGACGACAACTCCCCCGACGGCACGGGCGACGTCGCCGACGAGCTGGCGAAGGAGTCGCCGGAGAAGGTCGGCGTACTGCACCGGACCGCGAAGGACGGCCTCGGCCGCGCGTACGTGGCCGGGATCACCCGCGCGCTCGACGAGGGCGCCGACATCGTCATCCAGATGGACGCCGACCTCTCGCACCCGGCCTCGGTCATCCCGACCATGGTCGAGACGCTGCGCACCACGGACGCCGGCGTCGTGATCGGCTCCCGGTACGTCCCGGGCGGCTCGGCCGCCGCCGAGTGGGGCTGGCACCGGCGCGCGCTGTCCGCGTTCGCGAACTTCTACGTGAACGCGATCCTGCGGCTGCACGTCAAGGACGCCACGGCCGGGTTCAAGGCGTGGAAGGCGGACACCCTGCGCTGGATCGACGTGGCGTCGATCGAGAGCAACGGGTACTCGTTCCAGGTCGAGATGAACTACCGGACGGTCAAGCGCGGCAGCAAGATCGCCGAGGTGCCGATCCACTTCGAGGAGCGCACCGAGGGCGTGTCGAAGATGAGCCTGAAGGTCCAGCTCGAGTCCGCCCTGATGCCCTGGAAACTCCTCTTCGGCCGCTCCTAGATCGAACGCGCCACGGACGCCAGCATCCGGTCGGCGGCCTTGAAGACCGCCGACCGGTCGTTCCGGCCGGCCGCGACGCACACCGTGACCGTCACGTTGTGCACGGTCTCCACGCCGGTCAGCGTCGTACATTTCGCGACCAGCGACACCACCACGCCGTTCTTCGCGGTGATGCGGCCGGAGTACGCCTGCTCGGCCTGCGCGCCGACGTTCGAGTTCGCGGGCGGCATGGTGCGCACCGCGCCCTTCTTGACACCTTTCATGCCGTCCGCGGCGATCATGTCGTCCACTGCCTGAGCGACGCCCAGTCGCGCGGGCCAGCCCGCCGGACTGACGGCGACCAGGACAGCACCGGGGAGCGCGGACGTCTCGAGGATCACCGACTGCTTGGTCGAGTCGGTCTTGCGCCAGCCCGGGGCGGGGGTGACGTAGATGTCGTCGTACACGTGGACGCCCGCGTCGATGTCCTTGAGCGTCCTGCGTCGCTCGCCCACCGGTGGCGGGGTGGTCTGGGACGGGGGCTCTGTCGTCGGGGGTTCTGTTGTCGGGGGCGCGGTTGTCGACGGCTGGGTGGACGGGTTGGTCACGCCGTCCGAGTAGGTGGCGGTCGGGACCTCTGCGTCGGCGGTGTCGTCGTTGCCGCGGGTGGTGACGAAGAGGACGGTGCCGGTCAGCAGGAGCAGTACGACCGCGACGGCGCCGATCAGGAGCCAGGGGGCTTTGCTGGGCGGCTTCTGGTTACCGGGGTACTGCGGGCCTGGGGCGTACGGCAGCTTGCTGTACTGCGGGTTGACGTACGGCTGCGGCGGTTGCTGGGTGTACTGCGGCTGCTGGTGGTACTGCGGTTGCTGCGCGTACCCCGGCTGCTGCGCGTAGTGCGGCGGCTGGCCGTACTGAGGTGGCTGGCCGTACTGAGGTGGGGCGGCGTGCCGCGGCGGGTGGGTGCTGGGCTGCGGCGGCGTACCACTGGGCTGGGGGCGGCCGTACTGCGGCAGCGGGGCGGTGGGTTGCGGCGGGCCGCCGTACGACTGCTGCTCCGGGCCCTGTGGCGGGGTGCCGTACGGGCGGGGGTCCGGGTTCCAGGCAGGGGGCTGGGGCTCGGTCACGGCGAGGCCTCACTCGATCGTTCAAATATCGGGCTGGACCGGTCCCCGAAACCGGCCGGATGAGGCTACCCCACCGAACCGCGATCGGCCTACGGTCAGCCGTACCCGAGTTCGTGCAGCCGGGCGTCGTCGATGCCGAAGTGGTGGGCGATCTCGTGCACGACCGTGATGTTCACCTCATCGACGACGTCGTCGACGGTCTCGCACATCCTCAGCGTGGGATTGCGATAGATCGTGATCCGGTCCGGCAGTACGCCGCCGTAGTAGTGCCCGCGCTCGGTCAGCGGGATGCCCTCGTAGATCCCGAGCAGCTCCGGATCGCTCGCCGGCGGCTCGTCCTCCACGAACACCGCCACGTTGTCGATCAGCGCCGCCAGCTCCTCGGGAACCTCGTCCAGCGCCTGCGCGACCAGCACCTCGAAGTCGGCCCGGCTCATCTCGATCACCCCGCCAGTATCTCGTTTTGGAAGCTGGCGCGGTCTCCTCTATGCTTACGGCTGTCCCTGGAGCTTCGGCTCCCGCGGGTCCGAGTCCCCATCGTCTAGTGGCCTAGGACGCTGCCCTTTCAAGGCGGTAACGCGGGTTCGAATCCCGTTGGGGATACGGTCGAAAGGCCGGTGCAAGAAGTACCTCGAAGATGCTGTAAGATCATCGAGTCATATGGCCCAGTGGCGCAGTTGGTTAGCGTGCCGCCCTGTCACGGCGGAGGTCGCGGGTTCGAGTCCCGTCTGGGTCGCCAGGAGAAGGCGGCGGTGTAAAACACCGCCGCCGAACTTTCTCCCCGGTCAGGTAGCTCAGCTGGTAGA includes:
- a CDS encoding ROK family protein; protein product: MTEQQPVLALDVGGTKLAAGVVTRDGTVQSFCQISTAVDEGPTAVAKRLLDLGEQAAAEAGLPVGTGTAGGSTAPFAAVGVGCGGPLDPETGVILGPPGLPGWDSVPLGRLVAERFGLPTYVENDATAAALGEYRWGGWGVESLVYLTVSTGFGGGIVASGKLFRGAARQGGELGHVVVNWQGRQCGCGARGCAEAYVSGTSIARRAAEAAAGTDSTLAGLSVTAKDVAEHALAGDPVARAVWDETTAMLGRMVAVLINVCEPQLVVLGGGVTRAGAQLLDPVRDAALRQAMPPAARACDVVLSRHGDAVGVLGAAAIAYERLGESS
- a CDS encoding D-sedoheptulose-7-phosphate isomerase → MTTRLEGLLDGQLDRHSEVAAAMRAQLPQVQAVADELIRRLAAGGVLYTFGNGGSAADAQHLAGELIGRYLRERRPLPAVALIGDAAVVSCIGNDYGYDDVFARQVTALARPQDMVVGFSTSGTSPTVVKGLAAARANGACSVAFTSTRGKDLAATADLAVVVPADETARIQEMHVLALHLVSELVDRWAFDTPASPDTRKAL
- a CDS encoding alpha-mannosidase: MTKRGPLHMIGNAHIDAVWLWQWQEGYQEVRATFRSALDRMEEYPDYVFTADSVAYFSWIAEHDPELFERIRKRVAEGRFEIVGGWWVEPDCNLPGGEAFVRHALYSQHWLAEHLGVIATVGCNVDPFGHNANLPQLLSKARLDSYAFLRPQTHERELPGQKFWWEAADGSRVLAYRIPHEYCSPRGEITGHVTKALQQLPVTTEPLMVFYGVGNHGGGPTIENIESIKQLAQRDLYPEMFPSTMRRFFDEARTFDGIPVHPTELQPHAIGCYAAHSGVKRQNRLAEQALLAAEKWTTIASTVSGMPDATAELGHAWKQVIFNQFHDIAAGTAIEPAYDDARDQLGEAKSIAARLANRSIQSIARQIDIPAESMMVPVAVFNPHAWPVTATVELELGYPAPMRGAIELREGLDGRILDLQEVRSAATAGGRRRVAFTANVPPLGYQLYTMRTGDEPSYHLGAPTGDGLVLDNGTVHAEIDPKTGWLKSLATAGGPNLLASGVAHAQVIDDDTDTWSHGVRSLWKTVDSFKVQRVRRLADGPVRQLVRVESTYGRSRLVEEFVLDAGSDAVEVRVTVDWREQLKSLKLCFPFALQESVATHEIPYGHLEREQNREEVPSHAWVDISGPNGGVAVLNDGKYSFAVDGTTAGRSVLAMTAVRSPVYAWHDPWQLDEDGVYEYLDQGIQRFTYRLVPHGGDWRAAGVVRRAAELNQPVTALIECFHPGPLPPSQSYVTVTGADNVVVSVLKRAEDNGGATVLRAYETAGRDAGVTIDLPFLGRTFDTTFTPHEVKTLRIPADGDVSPTEVDLLEWDPAAPPPITSE
- a CDS encoding glycoside hydrolase family 2 protein — encoded protein: MRVLLDREPWRVRGFLGDEWRHHRVWGTLREPDAWLPASVPGSVVDDLWRANSVPDPYTGLNTRAIEWVSDRHWAYRHEFRLDPPPAGQQAFLCLDGVDHSAVVYLDGTELGRVDGMFVATRFDVTELVRTSAYHTLVVVVEPAPVSEPQVGHTAKVRAHKSRMTYGWDFCPRLVHQGIWQSVYVELTGPARITDLTVTADRVLVRASGNDLVELTLTDADGVVVASGDRALEVRDPRPWWPNGSGTPYLYHLTATAYSDGVVSDRREYEIGFRTVRFFRAEGAPDDAAPYGIEVNGRRIFAKGWNWVPLDLSYGVPRPDRLGHLLDLAVDAGVNLLRVWGGGLIETPEFYAECDRRGLLVWQEFSQSSSGISSTPADDEDFVAMMRSQAEAIVPRLRHHPSLAIWGGGNELQAGEGEPLNDAPVLTAVGDVVRRLDPGRLWLSTSPTGPAFLNRLDLIEQAPDDQHDVHGPWEHQGLRDHYALYDAGTAHLLSEFGVEGMTMPRSVAQAVPEPERRLPTRGRPVWDHLGRWWNNETLVQESFGNRIRDLDTLGLASQFLQRDGLQYATEAHRRRWPRCVGTLPWQFNEPYPNAWCTSAVTHAGEPKPAYFGVSAAYRSVLVGAVCSRQSWAGRAELRLPLWFLSEGPLPPATVTARLLTFNGAELTTLTCKDVSADAFADELRAATPTEPFVVDLQLVASDVRAERRYVLTGTDDFAELLDHRIEVDAELCGDQLRVRHLSGPVAPFVRVRDARPVQGDAGGWLRVSDSGFVLLPGEERMIDVRWCGAGGDRVIAIDGLGLHPRERLIRCS
- a CDS encoding FGGY family carbohydrate kinase → MHVIALGVDVGTTNLKVCRVPDGSVRSVRTPDDAEALQHAVRRLVAELSEGQHVDAIGITAMAETGVPLDRELRPLTKLITWRDQPGVEQAQQLDAELGAAALYARTGLRLSPKLPLVTWRWLRDTQPELAARTRLWAGVPDLVLAALTGSHAMHLTHAQRLGVLDLQRRQWDQELLEYGGLDLPPVVEPMTVAASTPDGVPVVLCGHDHLVGAWAAGVREPGQVADSLGTAEAVITPSPGLVLDDELRQQGISMSWYVDGQHGCAVSGNGAAGGLVEQRLTAVDRDYTWLHSVLEPVGPPSDRFIAPYPQGRQAPAPDPTSTYDVTRRVDDPAEDLRALVDALSFHARWMAEEQTRLLGIDWRSTVAFGGPVRLGGWMARKACATGGRAFAVLDDQAAAAQGAALMAAEVVTGQPSKPLPSRLLAVDPQLTETWDGAFWHRFHKVVS
- a CDS encoding polyprenol monophosphomannose synthase, with product MGELSKIVVVVPTYNERENLPVLAGLLSDLNLPGLELLVVDDNSPDGTGDVADELAKESPEKVGVLHRTAKDGLGRAYVAGITRALDEGADIVIQMDADLSHPASVIPTMVETLRTTDAGVVIGSRYVPGGSAAAEWGWHRRALSAFANFYVNAILRLHVKDATAGFKAWKADTLRWIDVASIESNGYSFQVEMNYRTVKRGSKIAEVPIHFEERTEGVSKMSLKVQLESALMPWKLLFGRS